In Aegilops tauschii subsp. strangulata cultivar AL8/78 chromosome 3, Aet v6.0, whole genome shotgun sequence, one genomic interval encodes:
- the LOC109764845 gene encoding homeobox protein LUMINIDEPENDENS — translation MELAPFKPAAGALVEWGGAGSIPAMVAAQQQQLHAQADQLQRLVVAQCRLTGVNPLAQEMAAGALSIKIGKKPRDLLNPKAVNSMQSLFAVKDTLGKRETREISALCGLTVTQVREFFASQRTRVRKAVRLSREKALKLEASKTALKLEASKTATNVCSLNTEQTPLDIETHAQVVEPLSTLEPLEMFQSSSQLAEAPQSSLQQPEVQQCTATPIPITPTGSIQPTDAKINPDSVQKETKQEEVAPGVESEDKKFLDSIFALMQKEETFSGQVKLMEWILQINNATILSWFLTMGGLTIVSTWLSQAATEEQTTVILVIFKVLLHLPLHKALPAHMSVVLQTINRLRFYRTQDISGRARNLLSRLSKVLVRSQASKKPQKDLICKQRISEILHDESWKSEVDITEEILALTEGASESRKPEPKKTPLLLTASADESYKKSPVQTKSKERRKVQLVEHPNRKAAGKNAHSARGICTNNSRPLSADDIQKAKMRAMFMQEKYGKVDTSKVSDKPEMTENKKPSGLVNSNEPPMPRSPLTSTAKQPVDPSPSTSIQNAVPLSDNPEILATPKLNIAPSETPIEKLDSKRVHWQIPPEVWIDPSWSVSAGENSKELDVQAQRNRREKETFYASPKDIPSNPKDPWDLEMDFDDSLTPEIPIEQPPDADTMEVDGVGAAPPNMVVPGEIQQVGSTSSSSLTVSAGANGAASEPDLELLAVLLKNPQLVFALSSNEVGNLPTEQTVALLDMLKQTGLGLSELVNSLPNGAGVPNKPEPVPETIPTSLPSPTPPKDLPASVGWRSDFPTHARAPNSQQAHLPNNGNTPFASEVHQSFSNVVSPLPSQPYTSVSALPAHIQSNAPSLQSQSAISVNSLTQYAAPVNNMLDRTLVHQHTQPYGLASDHAAVAIHQQPAVNKPAHEFQNMSNSGLARSLTPEPNAAAYATFPWQSGAANVVSTGRSTTPDQWADRVTNSFNDASAPYLNQSAYSNQGLQSTYDAYGSSTSASSQGLNRNGYIQTSEYQMSGRNVRQRHSLSPEPGSARVYGGTQGYIPESSKLGNYGQQSYNPPVASRDWSSGQQSYTPAEPSRDWSSGQQSYTPAEPSRDWSSLQQSYTSAEPSRDRSSGQQGYTPAEPSRQWSSGQQSYTPAEPSRQWSTGQQGYTPAEPSNQWSSGQQGFTPAQPSNHRSSGQQGYTPAEPSRQWSSAQQGYTPSDPSVQQGYTPAEPSRPWSTASQGAQNPDTSRQWSGAGKQDYYAPSDGRSPYDQRRRRRWE, via the exons ATGGAGCTCGCCCCCTTCAAGCCCGCGGCCGGCGCCCTCGTCGAGTGGGGCGGCGCGGGCTCGATCCCCGCGATGGTGGcggcgcagcagcagcagctgcacGCGCAGGCCGACCAgctccagcgcctcgtcgtcGCCCAGTGCCGCCTCACCGGCGTCAACCCGCTCGCCCAGGAGATG GCTGCTGGTGCATTGTCTATCAAGATAG GTAAAAAACCAAGGGATCTGTTGAATCCGAAAGCAGTTAATTCCATGCAGTCACTTTTTGCTGTGAAAGATACTCTTGGCAAAAGAGAAACTCGTGAAATTAGTGCACTTTGTGGGCTTACTGTTACACAG GTAAGGGAGTTTTTTGCAAGTCAGCGTACACGAGTAAGAAAAGCTGTCCGTTTGTCACGTGAGAAAGCACTCAAATTGGAGGCATCCAAGACAGCACTCAAATTGGAGGCATCCAAGACGGCTACCAATGTATGCTCCTTGAACACTGAGCAGACACCTCTTGACATTGAGACACATGCTCAAGTTGTTGAACCTTTGAGTACTTTAGAACCATTGGAGATGTTCCAAAGCTCTTCACAACTAGCGGAGGCCCCTCAGAGCTCTCTACAACAGCCAGAGGTCCAGCAGTGCACTGCAACCCCAATCCCTATCACCCCTACGGGATCAATCCAACCAACTGATGCTAAGATTAATCCAGATTCTGTTCAAAAGGAAACCAAACAAGAGGAAGTTGCCCCTGGTGTTGAGTCAGAAGATAAAAAGTTTTTGGATAGTATATTTGCCCTAATGCAGAAGGAGGAAACATTCTCTGGACAGGTCAAGTTGATGGAATGGATTCTTCAAATAAATAATGCTACGATTCTTAGTTG GTTCTTAACAATGGGCGGTTTGACTATTGTCTCAACATGGCTGAGCCAAGCAGCTACTGAAGAGCAAACAACTGTCATTCTTGTCATTTTCAAG GTGCTTCTTCACCTCCCACTACATAAAGCTTTGCCAGCCCACATGTCAGTTGTATTGCAAACTATTAACAGATTGCGGTTTTATAGGACACAAG ACATATCTGGCAGGGCCAGAAACCTGCTCTCCAGATTGAGTAAAGTGCTCGTACGGAGTCAGGCATCGAAGAAACCTCAAAAAGATTTAATCTGTAAACAAAG GATAAGTGAAATTCTCCACGATGAGTCCTGGAAATCTGAAGTTGATATTACT GAGGAGATCCTTGCCTTGACTGAAGGTGCAAGTGAGAGCAG AAAGCCTGAGCCCAAGAAAACTCCACTGCTGCTCACTGCTTCTGCTGATGAGTCTTATAAAAAGAGTCCTGTGCAGACAA AGTCCAAGGAAAGAAGAAAAGTTCAACTTGTAGAACATCCAAATCGGAAAGCTGCCGGGAAGAATGCTCATTCGGCAAGGGGCATATGTACAAATAATAGCAGACCATTATCTGCAGATGATATCCAAAAAGCAAAGATGCGTGCCATGTTTATGCAGGAGAAGTATGGCAAGGTTGACACAAGTAAAGTGTCTGATAAACCTGAGATGACAGAAAATAAAAAACCCTCTGGCTTGGTCAACTCGAATGAGCCTCCTATGCCCAGAAGTCCCCTCACATCAACTGCTAAACAACCTGTTGACCCAAGCCCATCAACTTCTATACAGAATGCTGTACCTTTGTCTGATAATCCAGAAATCCTGGCCACTCCGAAGCTAAACATAGCTCCCAGTGAGACCCCCATAGAGAAATTGGATTCCAAGAGGGTTCATTGGCAGATACCACCAG AGGTGTGGATAGACCCCTCGTGGAGTGTTAGTGCTGGGGAAAACAGCAAGGAGCTTGACGTTCAGGCACAGAGAAATCGACGTGAGAAGGAAACCTTTTATGCAAGTCCAAAGGACATTCCATCGAATCCCAAGGACCCATGGGATTTGGAAATGGACTTTGACGACAGCCTGACCCCAGAAATTCCAATTGAGCAGCCACCAGATGCTGACACTATGGAGGTGGATGGCGTCGGAGCTGCCCCTCCAAACATGGTTGTTCCTGGTGAGATCCAGCAAGTTGGATCAACCTCGTCATCATCTCTGACAGTCAGTGCTGGTGCAAATGGTGCAGCTTCTGAGCCAGATCTTGAGCTGCTTGCAGTGCTGCTCAAGAATCCACAGCTTGTATTTGCTCTATCATCTAACGAGGTGGGGAACCTGCCAACCGAGCAGACCGTCGCGCTCCTTGACATGCTGAAGCAGACTGGCCTTGGACTTTCGGAGCTGGTCAATAGTCTGCCCAACGGTGCTGGGGTTCCAAACAAGCCTGAACCCGTCCCTGAAACTATCCCTACTTCACTTCCATCACCGACTCCTCCAAAAGATCTTCCAGCAAGT GTGGGCTGGAGATCTGATTTTCCGACGCATGCGAGGGCTCCAAACTCGCAGCAGGCGCATCTACCAAATAATGGAAACACACCTTTTGCAAGCGAAGTGCACCAAAGCTTCTCAAATGTTGTTAGTCCGTTGCCTTCACAACCCTATACTTCAGTTTCTGCCTTGCCGGCACACATCCAAAGTAACGCCCCGTCTTTACAATCTCAGTCGGCGATCTCAGTAAATTCGCTGACTCAGTATGCTGCGCCCGTGAATAACATGCTGGATAGAACTTTGGTACACCAGCATACCCAGCCATATGGCTTGGCGTCTGATCATGCTGCAGTGGCCATCCATCAGCAGCCAGCGGTAAATAAACCAGCCCATGAATTTCAGAACATGTCAAACTCCGGTCTAGCACGTTCCTTGACTCCCGAGCCGAATGCCGCAGCTTATGCGACATTCCCCTGGCAATCTGGTGCTGCTAATGTTGTCAGCACTGGACGAAGTACAACACCTGATCAGTGGGCCGACCGCGTAACCAATTCATTTAATGACGCGTCAGCGCCCTATCTTAACCAGAGTGCTTACAGCAACCAAGGCTTGCAGAGCACATACGATGCCTATGGTTCTTCTACGTCAGCCTCATCCCAGGGACTGAACAGAAATGGTTACATCCAAACGTCAGAGTACCAGATGTCGGGGCGTAATGTTCGCCAGCGACACTCGCTATCCCCTGAGCCAGGTTCCGCTAGAGTGTATGGCGGCACGCAAGGGTACATTCCGGAGTCGTCGAAGCTGGGGAATTATGGGCAGCAGAGCTACAATCCTCCTGTGGCATCAAGGGACTGGAGTTCTGGGCAGCAGAGTTACACCCCGGCTGAACCATCAAGGGACTGGAGTTCTGGGCAGCAGAGCTACACCCCGGCTGAACCATCAAGGGACTGGAGTTCCTTGCAGCAGAGCTACACGTCGGCTGAACCATCAAGGGACCGGAGCTCCGGGCAGCAGGGCTACACCCCAGCCGAGCCTTCAAGGCAGTGGAGCTCGGGGCAACAGAGCTACACTCCAGCTGAACCTTCAAGGCAATGGAGCACCGGACAGCAGGGCTACACTCCAGCCGAGCCTTCAAACCAGTGGAGCTCCGGGCAGCAGGGCTTCACCCCAGCTCAACCTTCAAACCACCGGAGCTCCGGGCAGCAGGGCTACACTCCAGCCGAGCCTTCAAGGCAGTGGAGCTCGGCGCAGCAGGGCTACACCCCATCCGACCCTTCAGTGCAGCAGGGCTACACCCCCGCCGAGCCATCGAGGCCGTGGAGCACGGCCAGCCAGGGGGCCCAAAACCCTGACACATCAAGGCAATGGAGCGGTGCAGGGAAGCAAGACTATTACGCTCCGAGCGACGGCCGGAGCCCGTACGACCAGCGCCGGAGAAGACGATGGGAGTGA